In Desulfobacterales bacterium, a genomic segment contains:
- a CDS encoding fumarate hydratase → MREIPVENITRAIRDLSIRANTDLGADVLDAFHRSLETETSPVGKEILERLIENAAIAHQEKIPICQDTGMAVVFVEMGQDVHVVGGDLKEAIHEGVRQGYRDGYLRKSVCHPLSRQNTGDNTPAIIHFDVVAGDGFKLVVTPKGFGSENMSRVTMLAPAEGFSGIRNYVVNRVKAAGPNPCPPTTIGVGIGGTLERAAFLAKKALLRPLGSENPDPELAALEKDWLQEINRLGIGPQGLGGRTTALGVHIIAAPCHIASISLAVNIQCHASRHKEIAL, encoded by the coding sequence ATGCGGGAAATCCCTGTGGAAAACATCACCCGGGCCATTCGCGACCTGTCCATCCGGGCCAATACGGATCTTGGGGCGGACGTGCTGGACGCTTTCCATCGATCCCTGGAGACGGAAACCTCACCGGTGGGAAAAGAAATCCTGGAGCGCCTGATTGAAAACGCCGCCATCGCCCATCAGGAAAAAATACCCATTTGCCAGGATACCGGCATGGCGGTGGTCTTTGTGGAAATGGGCCAGGATGTTCATGTGGTCGGGGGGGATCTGAAAGAAGCCATCCACGAGGGGGTCCGCCAGGGTTACCGGGACGGGTATTTGCGCAAAAGTGTCTGCCACCCCCTGAGCCGGCAAAACACCGGGGACAACACCCCCGCCATCATTCATTTTGATGTGGTTGCGGGCGACGGCTTTAAACTCGTTGTGACCCCCAAGGGCTTCGGCAGCGAAAACATGAGCCGGGTCACCATGCTGGCGCCGGCGGAAGGGTTTAGCGGCATCAGAAATTATGTGGTAAACCGGGTAAAAGCGGCCGGCCCCAATCCGTGTCCCCCCACCACCATCGGGGTGGGCATCGGCGGAACACTGGAGCGGGCGGCTTTTCTGGCCAAAAAAGCGCTGCTGCGTCCGCTGGGAAGTGAAAATCCCGACCCCGAACTGGCGGCACTCGAAAAGGACTGGTTGCAGGAAATCAACCGGCTGGGAATCGGCCCCCAGGGACTGGGCGGCAGAACCACGGCCCTGGGCGTACACATCATTGCAGCGCCCTGCCACATTGCCAGCATTTCTTTGGCGGTCAATATTCAATGTCATGCCTCGCGCCACAAGGAAATAGCGCTGTAA